The Actinopolyspora erythraea genome has a segment encoding these proteins:
- a CDS encoding LLM class F420-dependent oxidoreductase produces the protein MTEEFKLRIFTEPQQGATYDDLLRVARTAEAAGYDAFFRSDHYLRMGDSSGLPGPTDAWLTLAGLARETSRLRLGTLMSAATFRLPGPLAVSVAQADQMSGGRIEFGLGSGWYEEEHTAYGIPFPPLKERFQRYSEQLEIITGLWATPEGETFDYSGTHYRISDSPALPKPVQRPRPPVLIGGGGKKRTPELAARFADEFNLPFVDQETAAAQFERVGRACAEIGRDPAEVVRSAALVLCVGKDEAQVARRAEAIGRDVTELRANGLAGTPAEVVDRIGQWRRNTGVTRLYLQVLDLSDLDHLELVASEVASRLD, from the coding sequence GTGACCGAGGAATTCAAGCTCAGAATCTTCACCGAACCCCAGCAGGGGGCCACTTACGACGATCTGCTCCGGGTCGCCCGCACCGCGGAGGCGGCTGGCTACGACGCCTTCTTCCGCTCCGACCACTATCTGCGGATGGGGGACTCAAGCGGTTTGCCGGGACCGACCGACGCGTGGCTGACGCTGGCCGGGCTGGCGCGGGAGACCTCCCGGTTGCGGTTGGGAACCCTGATGAGCGCCGCGACGTTCCGCCTTCCCGGGCCGCTGGCCGTGTCGGTGGCGCAGGCCGACCAGATGTCCGGCGGGCGTATCGAGTTCGGGCTCGGCAGCGGCTGGTACGAGGAGGAGCACACGGCCTACGGCATCCCCTTCCCACCGCTGAAGGAGCGTTTCCAGCGCTACAGCGAGCAGTTGGAGATCATCACCGGGCTGTGGGCCACCCCGGAGGGTGAGACCTTCGATTACTCGGGAACCCACTACCGGATCAGCGACTCACCCGCACTGCCGAAGCCGGTGCAGCGGCCCCGGCCACCCGTCCTGATCGGGGGAGGGGGCAAGAAGCGGACGCCGGAGCTCGCGGCCAGGTTCGCCGACGAGTTCAACCTGCCGTTCGTCGACCAGGAGACCGCGGCGGCGCAGTTCGAACGGGTCGGCCGGGCCTGCGCGGAGATCGGCCGGGACCCGGCGGAGGTCGTGCGCTCGGCCGCGCTGGTCCTCTGCGTCGGCAAGGACGAGGCCCAGGTCGCGCGGCGCGCCGAGGCCATCGGTCGTGACGTGACCGAACTCCGCGCCAACGGGCTCGCCGGAACTCCCGCCGAGGTGGTGGACAGGATCGGTCAGTGGCGGCGGAACACCGGTGTCACCAGGCTGTACCTGCAGGTGCTCGACCTGTCGGACCTGGACCACCTCGAGCTGGTCGCCTCCGAGGTGGCGAGCCGGCTCGACTGA
- a CDS encoding TetR/AcrR family transcriptional regulator: MSRATEQPRRVEYSESTRAALVESAVTLFTERGYAQASLDEITGRARVTKGALYHHFGGKRALFEAAFEAVEIGVVARLSDVMREENDPWEELRAGLDAFLRVCLEAPFQRIVAQEGPVVLGYQRWYDLGERYTFGLVRASVQRLVSTGRIEGTMSVDVLARVIFGGLASGAATIAGSDDPNRTSVEVGEALERLLRGLRDG; the protein is encoded by the coding sequence GTGAGTAGGGCTACAGAGCAACCTCGCCGGGTCGAGTACTCGGAATCCACCCGTGCCGCGCTCGTGGAGTCCGCCGTCACGCTGTTCACCGAACGCGGCTACGCCCAGGCGTCGCTGGACGAGATCACCGGGCGGGCCCGCGTGACCAAGGGCGCCCTCTACCACCACTTCGGTGGCAAGCGCGCGCTGTTCGAGGCCGCCTTCGAGGCCGTCGAGATCGGTGTGGTCGCCCGGCTGTCCGACGTGATGCGGGAGGAGAACGACCCCTGGGAGGAGCTGCGCGCCGGACTGGACGCCTTCCTCCGCGTCTGCCTGGAAGCTCCCTTCCAACGGATCGTCGCCCAGGAAGGCCCCGTGGTGCTGGGCTACCAGCGCTGGTACGACCTCGGGGAGCGCTACACCTTCGGGCTGGTGCGCGCGAGCGTGCAGCGACTGGTGAGCACCGGGCGCATCGAGGGCACGATGTCCGTGGACGTACTGGCCCGGGTGATCTTCGGCGGTCTTGCCTCCGGCGCCGCGACCATCGCCGGATCGGATGATCCCAACCGGACCAGCGTGGAGGTGGGCGAGGCCCTGGAGCGACTGCTGCGCGGGCTGCGTGACGGTTGA
- a CDS encoding oxidoreductase: MTKWDESAVPDQSGRTVLITGANSGLGLYSARVMASRGARVLLGCRDPERGQRAVEQVGRAAHVPPELVELDLASLDSVREAASRVRERTGDRLEVLMNNAGVMATPPRRTTDGFELQFGTNHLGHAALTWLLMPALRGGEKPRVVTLSSLAHHGNGLDTSDPGFLRRRYSPLRAYAQSKLANLLFSRELDSRIRAAGLDVVSAAAHPGMTETQLAPNSARQRALPSFVGELVSRGNALVTQRVELGALPQLYAATAPGVRGGDYFGPARLAETRGHPKRARRSSAARDDTSASRLWELTAELTGVTPDPA, translated from the coding sequence ATGACCAAGTGGGACGAATCAGCCGTGCCGGACCAGTCCGGACGGACTGTGCTGATCACCGGCGCCAACTCCGGCCTGGGGCTGTACAGCGCGCGCGTCATGGCCTCCCGGGGCGCCCGGGTACTGCTCGGGTGCCGGGATCCCGAACGCGGGCAACGGGCGGTCGAACAGGTCGGGCGAGCGGCACACGTACCCCCCGAGCTCGTCGAGCTCGACCTCGCGAGCCTGGACTCGGTACGCGAGGCCGCTTCCCGGGTCCGCGAACGCACCGGCGACCGCCTCGAAGTGCTGATGAACAACGCGGGGGTGATGGCCACTCCCCCGCGCCGCACCACCGACGGGTTCGAGCTGCAGTTCGGAACCAACCACCTCGGACACGCCGCGCTGACGTGGCTGCTGATGCCAGCGTTGCGCGGCGGGGAGAAACCCCGGGTGGTGACGCTGTCCAGCCTCGCGCACCACGGCAACGGGCTGGACACCTCGGACCCGGGCTTCCTGCGCCGCCGGTACTCACCGCTGCGGGCGTACGCCCAGTCGAAGCTGGCGAACCTGTTGTTCAGCAGGGAACTCGACTCCAGGATCCGAGCCGCGGGACTCGACGTCGTCAGCGCGGCCGCGCACCCCGGCATGACCGAGACACAGCTTGCCCCCAACTCCGCGCGGCAGCGCGCGCTGCCCTCGTTCGTCGGCGAGCTGGTGAGCAGGGGAAACGCCCTGGTCACCCAGCGGGTGGAACTCGGTGCGCTGCCCCAGCTGTACGCCGCCACCGCACCGGGCGTGCGCGGCGGGGACTACTTCGGCCCCGCTCGGCTGGCCGAGACGCGCGGCCACCCCAAACGCGCCAGGCGCAGCTCCGCGGCACGCGACGACACCAGCGCGTCACGGCTGTGGGAACTCACGGCCGAGCTGACCGGGGTCACTCCCGACCCCGCCTGA